Sequence from the Pararhizobium gei genome:
TTCAAGGCGCTGCCGACACTGGCAGAGGTCACCTTCCGGACGAGCAAGGGCAATAAATGATGAGCGAGAAAATCACCACCTTGAGAACCAAGGAAGGCTATGTCGTCGTTGCTCCCGATCCGCACTCCGGCTGGAAGATCGACGGCAACGAGCTACGCACTGATCTGTCTCTGGCAAATGTGCGAGCGGCAGCCATCCCGAATGCCTGCGTCCTCACTGCTGCGGAACTGGAGCAACTTGTCGAGTGCGAGGGTAGCAAGGACCAGCGCCGAAAGGTCATGTTCGTTGACTGGCAAGGTTTGCTTCCGCGTGTTCGGGGAGGAGGCTGGTATGCGATCCGCGTTCAACCTGGCTTTCAGCGGATGGCGGCGCCGATAGCCGGCGCTCCTGAATATCGTCTAGGTGAGACCATCATCGAACGGCATCTTCGAGAAGCGGGGCTGGATGTCTACATGCCGGCCTTCTGGGTCGAGGTTAGAGTTCGCCGGAAGAAGCGTTTCCGCACGCGGCGTCTGCCTCTGCTGGTCGGTTATGCTTTCGTCCGACACGATCCGGGCAGGGGCTTCGAGGTGATCCGGGAAGTCGATGGCGTCAACAGCATCGTCTCGCTCCGCGACCGGTTCACGCCGTCGGCGTTCCGCGAGGAGGACATCGGGAACATCATGCTCGACATGTTCCGGCACCGCCTGTCACACGAATATAATCGCATCCACCGCATCGAGGAGGCGAAGGAGAAGCAGACTGCCCGGCTGATGACGAACCTCGGCCGCGCTGTAAAAGGCCGCAACCGGACGTCATCGCTCAAGGAGCACGCTGCTGCCTGTATGGAGAGCATGCCGACGACCGCTCGACAGCATGTTCAGGGGATAATAGACCATCTCGACGCGCTGCAAGATGATGAGGCGCTTGATGAATTTCGCGAACCGGTCTATATCTCACGGTGAAGGACGGCTGTTTGCGCCCCTCACGCTTCGCGCTGAGCTTTGGTGCCGGTCCCATGCCGATAAATTGCAATCGGCGCGATGGGGAAGTTGCATCCTTTTTTGTCAATCGTTCTCGATGCTCGTCCCCATTGGCCAAGGCACCCATCTATCGTCGGATGGGTTCAAAGTTGGCCAAACGACTCCACTGTCATCACTTTCCGCGATCTTTGGATTAGGGCCGACGATTACCTTTGTTGTGAGGACGCCTTGAGGGAGGACTGCCGTGAGCATCTGGAGCACCCTGAGAGGTCCAGTGCGCAGGGTTGGGAAGTCGACATATTGGTCCGGTACGATCCCTGAAACGTCAGGTAGATCAAGGGCTGCAAATGGCCGTGTTTGTCCGCTTTTGTAAAACTCGACTTTGTACATATGGATACCTCCTCTAGTTGCGTTCAGTATACACCTAGTGACAGTGGACGCGGCCTGTACTGCTGTCTTTATGGCAGCACTGCCCCGGCGGCGAACTCTTCCGGCAGCCGCCGCCATGGGCGCTGGCATAGGTAGACGACGCGGCAAGTAACGCCGCAATTGCGATAAATCTGATGATCATTTCCCCCTCCGTTCCCCGCAAAGATTGAAACACGGCGCAGGTTGAGAGTCGAATCATTTTCAACCATTGGGTCGGCTCGAAGTGATGCGATTAACAAATCAGGACAGCGGCGCTGAAGGAAGCGCAGGGGATCACCGCAGCTTGATTGAACGTGACGCGGCGATGCCAGATGCGTTCGCCCGCTGCCAGCCGGTATCAAGCCCGGCCCGTTCTGACTGAGTTGTTCGGAAAACCCGAATAACTGCCCTGCGGTCTTCCGTAGGCGATCACCATCAAAGCCTTGCTTCACAAGGTGTCAACCACTTCTAAGCGACCATTTGGCGATCACCTATTCCACCCCTTCACCGTAACCCGGTAGGCGGGTTTTTGCATTGGAGAGAGCGATGAAGTCGCAGTTCAATCAGAAGGTCCAGAAGCTTCGCGAACTCGAAGGCGGCTTCTGCAACCCGCTCAAGAACAAGTTTGCGGAGGAAACCCGCCAGGAACTTCATGAGGATCTGGAGCGCCGCGGCTTCGATAAGAACGACATCGCTGAAGCGGAACGGGACTGGTGATGTTCGAGCGCCTTCTCAAGATAGCCGTCGACACGGTTACGCTCCCTGTTTCCGTGGCGGCTGATGCTGTCACGCTTGGCGGCTCTCTCGTTGACCGAGATGAGCCGTATACCGTCAGCAAGGTTCGCCGCATCGGGTCAGAGGCCGGCAAGGCAATCGACAAGCTGGCCGAGTGAAACCGGATCAATAGCCCGGTTTTCTGGCCACTTCGTCATATTCCAAGGCATCCTTCAGGGTTTGTGATATATTTTCAGGTAGTTTGTAAACGTCGCGTCGGGTTGCTGCGAGTTGCACCATCGCCCATTTGGCCGCAGCAACGTGAGCGGGCCGACACTTTGAGCGGCCCGCCTCGATGTCTTCATAGGTTCGAATAGGGACACCCATTGCGGCCGCCATTTCCGCCTGTGTTACACCCATTTGATTGCGTGCTATTTTCAAGTCGAACATTGAATTATCGCCTTTCCCTTGCTATTCTTCGGGAACCGGAGAGGTAGCAGCCTCTCCGGCCCCCAGTTTACCGGCTTATGGTGATTGTGAGTCGCCACTTGCCGAACCGGACTTGGAAGCTGAGCTTTAGGCTCATGGTAGGCTCCTTTCGTCCGCCGAAGCTTGATCGCTTCGACATGCTTGTTATCCCACGGTTTTCGTGGTATTGCAAGCGATAACCACGGTTTTCGTGGGATTGTTTTAAGCCGTCCGGTTTATTTCCGGGCGGCTTTTTCTATGGGGTAAGCGATGAAACCGGAACTCTGGATTGACGTCACCAAGCCTGTAAGCCGCGCGCCTTATCCGGGAGAGCATACCGGCGTAGGCTTTGATGAGGCCGTAAACAGGATCAGTGCTTTGGTGATGGTGGCGGATCAGACAGGTGATAGCAGGCACCTCGTCTCGCACCTTCGACAGTTGGTCCCATGCCTCGCCTTGGGACGAGCTTACAGCCCAGTGAGGGCTACCTGCGCCCTGATAAAGGGCGGTTATACCCCGACCGCCGACAAAGGTGGTCAGCCGCCGCCACCCTCTACGGGCTCTGGTGGACATCGACCGAAACAATAGGGCGCTGCCATCGTCTGCACGAGCCAATTTTCGCTGACTCCATGATTGACGCGCTGTTCGCTCGTCTTACGCAACCGAGGTTCTCCATGATCGGCATGCATCTACACCACCCGCTGTCTGGCATTTCCGGCGTCATCGACGCTGAGTCCGTTCAACCCGACGCCATCGCTCTCGTCCGGATCAATGACCATTGGTTCGAGGCGCGGGAGCTGGTGAAGGCCCCAACCGCAGCAACCGAACGCGCAACGAAAACCTAATAGGAGTTTCAGCATGTCGAATAACATGAGCTTCACCCGTGGCCCGTGGCAGCCAACGAAACACACGGCCATAGTCCCGAACAACTCGACCAACCTGCCGACCGTGCCGAAAGCAATCTATTGCCAGGCTGCCGGCAACATCGTCGTCCGCGACAAGTCGGGCACCGACCTGACCTATGCCATGACCACCGGGCAGGTGCTTCACGTCCGCGCCGTCCGCGTTTTGGCAACTGGAACGACCGGCACCTATTACGCTTGGAACTGAGAAAGCGGCATCGTCCGGAATATCGGGCGCTCTACAAGCTTCCCCAGTGGGAGCCTCTTCGGCAGATCGTCTTCCTTCGCGACAACTACACATGCCAGTGGCCGGGATGCGGTCGCCTCCTGATCGGCAAGCGCAACGAGCCGAATAGCCCAGTCGCTCACCACAGGCAGGATCACAAGGGCGATCTGGCCCTGTTCCTCGATCCACTCAACGTCATGGCGGTTTGCAAGGAGTGCCACGACACGGGCGCGCAGCGGGCCGCGCACCGTGGCTACGTCTCCGGCCATGGTGAAGACGGCAGGCCGCTTGATCCCGACCATCCTTGGAACCGCAGGTGACACATGGAAGAACTCGCAATCGCTTACTGGAAGAGCTTGAAGGACCAGCCCAAGGCCCAGCTGTACGCCAAGGCCATCGCGGCCAAGGTCAAGGGCGATGATCCGGGCATCGAACATCACGAACTGATGAACGCCATCGATAGCGGCGCATCGTTCGCCAGGGCGCAAGGGATCAAGCCCGGGAAGGTGAAAGTCTGATGGCAAAACTCACACCTAAGACATCGAAGCTCGTATTCCGCCAGAACCAGAGCGGGCGCATCCGGGTATATCACGATGGCGTGCTGGTGGCCGGCGTCACGGATGTAACGATCAATCAGGGCCAGTACGGCGACAGGGCAAGGGCGACCATCGAACTTGCAGGTGTAGGCTTCCGTCTCGAGCAGGTGGAAGAGGAAGCCATCTTAGGTGAGAACATCATGGATTGTGAAAACCCATGACGCGAGATGCGGGCGAGATCGCGATCGACGGCAACGAATTGCTGAGAACCTTACGCATCGGCGTCAAGATGCCTCGCATGTTCGGTCCTCGTATGACTTTTGCAACATGGCTGTTAACGTTAGCGGGATGGGTGAGTGGCACCAACGTCGTGGTTGAGGTGGACGATGAAAGCGAGGGTGAGAAGCCAGTGCGCTTTCCTCCACCGGATTGGGATTGTCGCCTCAACTGAGGCCCCACCCCCCTCGATTTTAAGACCCCACCCCCTTTTCCCCGCACCCGCGTCCCCCCAACATTTGCACTGAAACCTGAATTGAAACCGGGGTACGGGAATGAGCAGCTCCATCACCATCAGACAGCCGCGCTATAGGGCCATATTCAGCGATGACGAGCAGCGGGCGGAACTGGCCGTCGTCCTATGGCAGGAAACTGTCGCCGCTCTGAAGGATGCTGGGGCGGTTTCCATGGCGAACCTCTCGAAAGCTGACCGGTATGTGCGGGCTCGGGTCGAGTATGAGAGCATCTATCCGCAGGCTGCCGCCGAAGGGCCGGTAAAGGTCGGGCCGAATGGCGGTGACGTTTTCAACTTCGCATGGTCGGCCTGCGAGAAGCTGAACGACCGCCTTTTGAAGCTCGAAGAATCCATGTTCGGCAAGTCTACGGCACAGCCATCGAAAAAGCCGGAAGCCGGGAGCGCGCCGAGTGACGAATTCCTTGGACCCGACAACGGCCTACGCCAGTAAGGTCGTCAAAGGGGAGATCATTGCAGGCCGGTATGTTCGGGCATCCTGCAAGCGGCATCTGAAAGACCTGAAAGAGGGCAGCAAGCGCGGACTGTACTTCGATGCCGACGAGGCGGGGAGGGCGTTCCGTTTCTTCCCGGCTATGTTCACGGTTACGGCCGGCGCGAAGCAGGGGCAGCCTTTTCATCTGCTTGATTGGATGACCTTCGTCGTCGGAAGCCTGTTCGGGTGGCGCAACGAGGATCGGACGCGGCGGTTCCGGCAAGCTTGGATCGAGACCGGGAAAGGACAGGCCAAGTCGCCGTTGATGGGGGCGATCGGGCTTTACATGACCGGATTTTGCGGCGTGCAGCGAGCGGAAGCCTATGCCATCGCAAACGACCGTGATCAGGCCAAAGTGCTGTTCTCGGATGCGGTCGCTCTCTGCCGGGCGGAGATACCGGGCAGAAACGGGGCGACCCTCGAAAGCCTGGGCAAGGTCATTATTCGCGGCGTCGGTGACAACGCGTGGAAGATAGAGCTTCCCGAAAGCCAATCGAAGTTTCTGCCGGTGGCATCGGGGGACAGTATTTCGGGACCGAAGCCGATCGCGGTTTTCGGTGACGAAATCCACGAAATGAAAACGGACAAGGCAATCCAGCTTTGGAAGGCCGCGATCGACAAGATGGACGGCGATCCATTGATGATCCTGGGGACGAACACCCCGGCCGTTGACCAGGCCGTCGCCACGGACCTTTCGGAGTTTTTTCAGCGCGTTGCCGAAGGGCTGATCGAAGACGACAGCGCGTTTTCATACATTGCCCGTGTCGATGAGACCGACGACCCGTTCAAGGACGAAAGCTGCTGGGTCAAGGCGCTGCCGGCGCTGGGGATAACGTACCCGATCGAGAACGTTCGGCGCCGGGTTGAGACCGCAAAGCATATGGCGTCCGAGCGTCTATCGACGGAACGCCTGTATTTCGGGATACCGGTCGGTTCTTCCGGCTTCTGGATGTCAGACGAGGACGCTTGGAGGGCATGTTTAGGGCCGGTAATCGAGGAAGATTACAGCGAATTTCCCTGTTTTCTTGCGCTGGATCTGTCCGAAAAGAACGATTTGACATCGCTTTCCGCATGCTGGCGCAGGCCTGACGACTTCCTCATCGCCAAGTCCTGGTACTGGACCACGAAAGGCGGTCTGGATCGGCGGGAAGCAGAAGACCGGACGCCTTATCGGGCCTACGCCAAAGACAAGCACATCACGATCTGCGACGGCGAGGTCATCGACTACACCTTCGTCGCCCAACAGGTGGCAATCCTGAAATCGCGGTTTCTGATCGACAGCCTGACGGTTGACCCTGCCTATGTGACGAAATTCATAGAGGCCTGTGACGAAGTCGGGCTGCATGTCTGGCGCTACAAGAAGCCGGACCAGCCGCAAGGCTCTGGGCTGAAGATCGTCACCCATTCGCAGGGAACGAAGATCGCTTTTGAGGATCGTCAGCTTTGCATGCCACATTCGATCAGCCGCATGACGGATAAAATCCTGACGCGGAAGATGCTGATCGAGGAAAACAAGGTCACCGACATCTGTGCGGCGAACGTCATTCTGGACAGCGACGGCACGGGCAACAAGGCGTTCAACAAACGCCGGTCGCGCGGTCGCATCGACGGCATGGTGTCTATCGCGATGGCGGTTGGAGCGTCCAAGTCCGAAGCGAAGGGCAAGCGCAGCTATATGGAAACCGGGGTACTGATCGCATGAAATGGTGGCCCTCGTTTTCGAAGAAGGATTTCGACCTCAACGGCAATCGCTTCTATCAGGAGTATATTGTCGAGCGAGAAATCATCGCCTCGGAGAGGCATCTGAAGGTAACCGCAGCGCTTGCTGCTGGGTTGCGGATCGCTGAAGGCGTTGCAGCCATGCCGATCATTACCGGCACGAAGAAGTACGACGACAATGGCCGGGCCATCAAGACACCGGTCATGTCCGGCGACCTGTTCGAACGGCTTTTGATTGACCCGAACGACTACATGACCCCGGTCGAATTTGTCGAGGCGGTGACGCTTCATGCCGTATTCGAGGGTGTCGGCCGGGCCTACATCGATCGCGGATATAAGGGCAGGATCAAGCGCCTTGTGCCGCTGCTCAACGGTGAAGTGACGCCTTACAAGGACACCGAAACGGGCAAGGTGACCTATCGTGGCACCATTCCAGGCATTGGGAACGTCGATAATCTTACCCGGCGCGACCTGATCGAGGTGACGTCGCCGCGGTGGCAGGACACCGAAGGCCTCGACATCAGCTCTGAAATCCAGAAGGTCTTGAAGCTTGCCCTTTCGCTCGAGGGGCGGCAGATCGAAGACGGGTTGAAGAAAGCCATTCCCGGCTACATCACGACCGACCAACAGCTGTCACC
This genomic interval carries:
- a CDS encoding transcription termination/antitermination NusG family protein — translated: MSEKITTLRTKEGYVVVAPDPHSGWKIDGNELRTDLSLANVRAAAIPNACVLTAAELEQLVECEGSKDQRRKVMFVDWQGLLPRVRGGGWYAIRVQPGFQRMAAPIAGAPEYRLGETIIERHLREAGLDVYMPAFWVEVRVRRKKRFRTRRLPLLVGYAFVRHDPGRGFEVIREVDGVNSIVSLRDRFTPSAFREEDIGNIMLDMFRHRLSHEYNRIHRIEEAKEKQTARLMTNLGRAVKGRNRTSSLKEHAAACMESMPTTARQHVQGIIDHLDALQDDEALDEFREPVYISR
- a CDS encoding helix-turn-helix domain-containing protein, with amino-acid sequence MFDLKIARNQMGVTQAEMAAAMGVPIRTYEDIEAGRSKCRPAHVAAAKWAMVQLAATRRDVYKLPENISQTLKDALEYDEVARKPGY
- a CDS encoding spike base protein, RCAP_Rcc01079 family — its product is MSNNMSFTRGPWQPTKHTAIVPNNSTNLPTVPKAIYCQAAGNIVVRDKSGTDLTYAMTTGQVLHVRAVRVLATGTTGTYYAWN
- a CDS encoding HNH endonuclease, translating into MELRKRHRPEYRALYKLPQWEPLRQIVFLRDNYTCQWPGCGRLLIGKRNEPNSPVAHHRQDHKGDLALFLDPLNVMAVCKECHDTGAQRAAHRGYVSGHGEDGRPLDPDHPWNRR
- a CDS encoding terminase large subunit, translating into MTNSLDPTTAYASKVVKGEIIAGRYVRASCKRHLKDLKEGSKRGLYFDADEAGRAFRFFPAMFTVTAGAKQGQPFHLLDWMTFVVGSLFGWRNEDRTRRFRQAWIETGKGQAKSPLMGAIGLYMTGFCGVQRAEAYAIANDRDQAKVLFSDAVALCRAEIPGRNGATLESLGKVIIRGVGDNAWKIELPESQSKFLPVASGDSISGPKPIAVFGDEIHEMKTDKAIQLWKAAIDKMDGDPLMILGTNTPAVDQAVATDLSEFFQRVAEGLIEDDSAFSYIARVDETDDPFKDESCWVKALPALGITYPIENVRRRVETAKHMASERLSTERLYFGIPVGSSGFWMSDEDAWRACLGPVIEEDYSEFPCFLALDLSEKNDLTSLSACWRRPDDFLIAKSWYWTTKGGLDRREAEDRTPYRAYAKDKHITICDGEVIDYTFVAQQVAILKSRFLIDSLTVDPAYVTKFIEACDEVGLHVWRYKKPDQPQGSGLKIVTHSQGTKIAFEDRQLCMPHSISRMTDKILTRKMLIEENKVTDICAANVILDSDGTGNKAFNKRRSRGRIDGMVSIAMAVGASKSEAKGKRSYMETGVLIA
- a CDS encoding phage portal protein, with amino-acid sequence MKWWPSFSKKDFDLNGNRFYQEYIVEREIIASERHLKVTAALAAGLRIAEGVAAMPIITGTKKYDDNGRAIKTPVMSGDLFERLLIDPNDYMTPVEFVEAVTLHAVFEGVGRAYIDRGYKGRIKRLVPLLNGEVTPYKDTETGKVTYRGTIPGIGNVDNLTRRDLIEVTSPRWQDTEGLDISSEIQKVLKLALSLEGRQIEDGLKKAIPGYITTDQQLSPDAAKMVLEAIKDKMPGTPVFDSGSNYKSVVPTQVEMQLLETRRFIIEEVARAYGIHPIFLAHDAAGQSLTRIADAMDYHSTVTLGPWVRRWESALQFSLLKPTEYVDFDVTQYYRGDIKTQAEYGAKALGNNTAWETQNDVRARMGKNPIDGGDELPKNEASNGNRNQILPA